One region of Cerasicoccus sp. TK19100 genomic DNA includes:
- a CDS encoding HAD family hydrolase has product MSGSHSLNRRRIVACVWDFDKTLIPGYMQEPLFRRYQVDGKQFWKEVNELPKIYGERGVHVSPDTVYLNHLLTYIKNGPLKGLRNSILRELGAELPFYPGLPDFFQELRALTQSTPAYRKHDIQLEHYIISTGLAEMIRGSKIAPEVDGVFGCEFIEAPLPPYYLKQDELSIPMDFEISQIGVMVDNTIKTRYIFEINKGSNKNPDISVNAKMMPEDRRIPMENMLYMADGPSDVPVFSVVRRSGGKTFAVYDPERENEFLQNDQLLQDGRVDSYGPADYTPTSQTHRWIKMQVRRICDRLVEEGEAALALRVKKPPQHLHPPEKKVVEPGPTDEQKDLFE; this is encoded by the coding sequence ATGTCTGGAAGTCATAGCCTGAACCGCCGCCGCATCGTAGCATGTGTCTGGGATTTCGATAAAACGCTCATCCCCGGCTACATGCAGGAGCCGCTCTTTCGCCGCTATCAGGTGGACGGAAAACAGTTCTGGAAGGAAGTAAACGAATTGCCAAAAATTTATGGCGAGCGCGGCGTGCACGTTTCGCCGGACACCGTTTACCTGAACCACCTGCTCACCTACATCAAGAACGGCCCGCTCAAAGGCCTGCGCAACAGCATCCTGCGCGAGCTCGGTGCCGAGCTGCCGTTTTACCCGGGACTGCCCGATTTTTTCCAAGAGCTACGTGCGCTAACGCAGTCCACTCCCGCCTATCGCAAGCACGACATCCAACTGGAGCACTACATCATCAGCACCGGCCTGGCCGAGATGATTCGCGGCAGCAAAATTGCGCCCGAGGTGGACGGCGTCTTCGGCTGTGAGTTCATCGAAGCGCCCCTGCCGCCCTACTACCTCAAGCAGGACGAGCTCAGCATCCCGATGGATTTCGAGATCAGCCAGATCGGAGTCATGGTCGATAACACCATCAAAACGCGCTATATTTTCGAGATCAACAAGGGCTCGAACAAGAATCCGGACATTTCCGTGAACGCCAAGATGATGCCCGAAGACCGGCGCATCCCGATGGAAAACATGCTCTACATGGCCGACGGCCCCAGCGATGTGCCGGTGTTTTCCGTGGTTCGTCGCAGCGGCGGCAAGACCTTTGCCGTTTACGATCCCGAGCGCGAAAACGAATTTTTGCAGAACGACCAGCTCCTGCAGGACGGCCGCGTGGACAGCTATGGCCCGGCGGACTATACGCCCACCTCGCAGACCCACCGCTGGATCAAGATGCAGGTGCGCCGCATCTGCGATCGCCTCGTGGAAGAAGGCGAAGCCGCCCTGGCCCTCCGGGTCAAAAAGCCACCGCAACATCTCCACCCCCCGGAGAAGAAAGTGGTTGAACCCGGGCCAACGGATGAACAGAAAGACCTCTTCGAATAA